The following coding sequences lie in one Megalodesulfovibrio gigas DSM 1382 = ATCC 19364 genomic window:
- a CDS encoding cobyrinate a,c-diamide synthase — MPPDSPGAPASLPPLLVVAGTHSGCGKTSVALGLLRALTRRGLTVQPFKAGPDFIDPALHALAAGRPSWNLDSWMCPPDALFRAQAMASGNADLCLLEGVMGLHDGASPRSARGSTAELARLLDGRVLLVADVRAMARSAAALIQGYVQFEPGLDVAGVVLNRVGSARHRTLLAEVLATYCPGLPVAGMLGRDAAIELPSRHLGLHLDADADAFAATLDRLADWVELGLDLDDLLARLPRRPGGVALSREVPPAPGIRLAVARDAAFCFVYAENLRRLEQAGATLVFFSPLRDQRLPEGIHGLYLPGGYPELHARTLAANAAMRAAVQAFAQSGRPVYAECGGFMYLLERLETGEEAFPMAGVFPGAARMGERFAALGYREVTTTAATLLGPAGTRCRGHEFHYSFLTAPQALDVAARQIYHAADRNAAATTSGGWQRGNVLGSYIHIHFGSNPRLAPALVAACAHA; from the coding sequence ATGCCACCAGACTCTCCCGGTGCCCCGGCGTCCCTCCCTCCCCTGCTGGTGGTGGCGGGCACGCATTCCGGCTGCGGCAAGACCTCCGTCGCCCTGGGCCTGTTGCGCGCCCTGACCCGCCGCGGCCTCACGGTGCAGCCCTTCAAGGCCGGGCCGGATTTCATCGATCCCGCCCTGCATGCCCTGGCTGCGGGCCGTCCCTCCTGGAACCTGGACAGCTGGATGTGCCCGCCGGACGCCCTGTTTCGGGCCCAGGCCATGGCCAGCGGCAATGCCGATCTGTGTCTGCTGGAAGGCGTGATGGGCCTGCACGACGGCGCGTCCCCCCGCAGCGCCCGCGGCAGCACGGCCGAGCTGGCCCGCCTGCTGGACGGGCGCGTGCTCCTGGTGGCGGACGTGCGGGCCATGGCGCGATCCGCCGCCGCCCTCATCCAGGGCTATGTGCAGTTCGAACCGGGGCTGGACGTGGCCGGCGTGGTCCTGAACCGTGTCGGATCCGCCAGGCATCGCACCCTGCTGGCCGAGGTCCTGGCGACGTATTGCCCGGGCCTGCCCGTGGCCGGCATGCTCGGCCGGGACGCCGCCATCGAACTGCCCTCCCGCCACCTGGGCCTCCATTTGGATGCCGATGCCGACGCCTTTGCCGCCACCCTGGACCGGCTGGCGGACTGGGTGGAACTGGGCCTGGATCTGGACGACCTGCTGGCCCGGCTGCCGCGCCGGCCCGGTGGCGTTGCCCTGTCACGGGAGGTGCCGCCTGCTCCCGGCATCCGTCTGGCCGTGGCCCGGGACGCCGCCTTCTGCTTCGTCTATGCGGAAAATCTCCGCCGCCTGGAGCAGGCCGGGGCAACGCTGGTCTTCTTCTCCCCCCTGCGGGACCAGCGCCTGCCCGAGGGAATCCATGGCCTCTACCTCCCCGGCGGCTATCCCGAACTGCACGCCCGGACCCTGGCGGCCAACGCGGCCATGCGCGCGGCGGTACAGGCGTTCGCCCAAAGCGGCCGCCCGGTGTATGCCGAGTGCGGCGGCTTCATGTACCTGCTGGAGCGACTGGAGACAGGAGAGGAGGCCTTTCCCATGGCCGGCGTGTTCCCCGGCGCGGCCCGCATGGGGGAGCGCTTCGCAGCCCTGGGCTACCGGGAGGTGACCACCACCGCGGCCACGCTCCTGGGACCGGCCGGCACCCGCTGTCGCGGCCACGAGTTCCACTATTCCTTTCTGACGGCCCCGCAGGCACTGGACGTCGCCGCCCGACAGATCTATCATGCGGCAGATCGAAACGCCGCCGCCACCACATCCGGCGGCTGGCAACGCGGCAACGTCCTCGGCAGTTACATCCATATCCATTTCGGCAGCAATCCCCGGCTCGCCCCCGCCCTGGTGGCGGCCTGCGCCCATGCCTGA
- a CDS encoding hybrid sensor histidine kinase/response regulator produces the protein MFPPPGEQFFSTARQFSILATALLWLLLSVANVQAEPELPLQLQRDPLWRHVLYLNSYQNGYSWSDTILVGAREAFQNATYSVDLQVEYLDAKKYSLETTQNIYTELFKKKFEGQTFHAVMVSDNNAYDYILTHGDELFPGVPVVFSGINDFKAEDLIGKPNITGVLEYVPARETLEVARKLHPYRPIVHVLGDTSLTSRAITAQVREAATHFSHVMRFSYHEITSFADLNQVLKQLDDQCMIFFIPFYIAEGGHSHTVEDVLEYIYNNTSAPIYTSWLFFLGHGALGGRLLDGRQQGHAAAEMVVRIFDGERPRDIPVLAGTPNEFIFDYNVMKKLHIRENMLPKGSLLINEPSPFYELDKQVFWTLMGSMAAMGTVLVLLARTIVQRRRVEQQVVDQLSFMRLLMDNIPQLVYWKDNECRYVGANKSFVEFFHLGDPESVVGLTNRDLMSSDHYAVRGEAEDRQVMAVNQPKYKMIWNVDRRDDVPVTLEVSKVPLHDKSGAVVGVLSSAEDITRRVSLERQLLQSQKMEAIGAFASGIAHDFNNLLTTITNSIELAMLDIPPEAEAADDSARALKAARQGRDLVRQLLTYTRPTREGLEPTDVARVVRDAVSLVRASLPAAIRLEEDLPDELPLCLVNPAQIRQIVMNLCSNAYQAMRQSGGIITVTLDLVDIFDDRADVLRVAPGPYLRLAVQDTGPGIPPEILNKIFDPFFTTKDKGEGTGLGLAVVQGIVAAHKGTVTLSSTPHVRTVFDIFLPFLEEDAVLGPVEETRAVPGTQSILFLEDNQDQLRTIPRALARLGYTVQAFPAAAEALEAMAGIVGGRIGYDVVVTDYDMPDINGAEFARALEQLFPDIPVIMVSGRGTALEAARNVPAIKHVLLKPYNVADLTRVIQEVVGKATSGAAKDA, from the coding sequence ATGTTTCCCCCCCCAGGGGAACAGTTTTTCTCAACGGCCCGGCAATTTTCCATCCTGGCCACGGCGCTGCTCTGGCTCCTGCTGTCCGTGGCGAACGTTCAGGCAGAGCCCGAGCTGCCGTTGCAGCTGCAGCGCGACCCCCTCTGGCGGCATGTGCTCTATCTGAACTCGTATCAAAACGGCTACAGCTGGTCCGACACCATCCTGGTAGGCGCGCGGGAGGCCTTCCAGAACGCCACCTACAGCGTGGACCTGCAGGTGGAATACCTGGACGCCAAGAAGTACTCCCTGGAGACAACGCAAAACATCTATACGGAACTCTTCAAGAAAAAATTCGAGGGCCAGACGTTCCACGCCGTCATGGTCTCGGACAACAACGCCTACGATTACATCCTCACCCACGGCGACGAGCTGTTCCCGGGCGTGCCTGTGGTCTTTTCCGGCATCAACGATTTCAAGGCCGAAGACCTGATCGGAAAACCGAACATCACCGGCGTGCTCGAATACGTGCCGGCCCGGGAAACCCTGGAAGTGGCCAGAAAGCTGCATCCGTACCGCCCCATCGTGCATGTGCTGGGCGACACCTCCCTCACCTCCCGCGCCATCACGGCCCAGGTGCGCGAGGCTGCCACGCACTTTTCCCATGTGATGCGCTTTTCCTACCACGAAATCACGTCCTTTGCCGATCTCAACCAGGTGCTCAAACAGCTGGACGATCAATGCATGATCTTCTTCATCCCCTTTTACATTGCCGAGGGGGGACACAGCCACACTGTGGAAGACGTGCTGGAGTACATTTACAACAACACCAGCGCGCCCATTTACACAAGCTGGCTGTTCTTTCTTGGGCATGGCGCACTGGGCGGACGCCTGCTGGACGGCAGGCAACAGGGCCATGCCGCCGCCGAAATGGTGGTGCGCATCTTCGACGGCGAGCGCCCCCGGGACATCCCCGTGCTCGCCGGCACGCCCAACGAGTTCATCTTCGACTACAACGTCATGAAGAAGCTGCACATCCGGGAAAACATGCTCCCCAAGGGCAGCCTGCTCATCAATGAGCCCTCGCCGTTTTACGAACTGGACAAGCAGGTCTTCTGGACCCTCATGGGCAGCATGGCCGCCATGGGCACGGTGCTGGTGCTGCTGGCCCGCACCATCGTGCAGCGCCGCCGGGTGGAGCAGCAGGTGGTGGATCAGCTCTCGTTCATGCGCCTGCTCATGGACAACATCCCCCAGCTCGTCTACTGGAAAGACAATGAATGCCGGTATGTTGGCGCAAACAAGTCCTTTGTGGAATTCTTCCACCTGGGCGATCCGGAATCCGTGGTGGGTCTGACCAACCGCGACCTCATGTCCAGCGATCATTACGCCGTGCGCGGCGAGGCTGAAGACCGGCAGGTGATGGCCGTTAATCAGCCGAAATACAAGATGATCTGGAACGTGGACCGCCGCGACGACGTGCCCGTGACCCTGGAAGTGAGCAAGGTGCCCCTGCACGACAAAAGCGGCGCCGTGGTGGGCGTGCTCTCCTCTGCCGAGGACATCACCCGCCGCGTGAGCCTGGAGCGCCAGTTGCTGCAATCGCAAAAAATGGAGGCCATTGGCGCCTTCGCCAGCGGCATTGCGCATGATTTCAACAATCTACTCACCACCATCACCAACTCCATCGAGCTGGCCATGCTGGACATCCCCCCCGAGGCCGAAGCGGCGGACGATTCTGCCCGGGCCCTCAAGGCTGCCCGGCAAGGGCGGGATCTGGTCCGGCAGTTGCTCACCTACACCCGTCCCACCCGCGAGGGGCTGGAGCCCACGGACGTGGCCCGGGTGGTGCGCGACGCCGTCAGTCTGGTCCGCGCCAGTCTGCCGGCAGCCATCCGTCTGGAAGAGGATTTGCCGGACGAGTTGCCCCTGTGTCTGGTGAACCCGGCGCAGATCCGGCAGATTGTCATGAACCTGTGCTCCAACGCCTACCAGGCCATGCGCCAGTCCGGCGGAATCATCACCGTGACGCTGGATCTGGTGGATATTTTCGACGACCGCGCCGACGTGCTGCGCGTGGCCCCGGGCCCCTACCTCCGGCTGGCCGTGCAGGATACCGGGCCTGGCATTCCGCCGGAAATACTCAATAAAATATTCGACCCCTTCTTCACGACCAAAGACAAGGGCGAAGGCACCGGCCTGGGCCTGGCCGTGGTGCAGGGCATTGTGGCGGCCCACAAAGGCACGGTGACGCTCTCCAGCACCCCCCACGTGCGCACGGTGTTCGACATCTTTTTGCCGTTTCTGGAAGAAGACGCCGTGCTCGGCCCGGTGGAGGAAACCCGGGCCGTACCGGGCACGCAGTCCATCCTGTTCCTGGAAGACAACCAGGACCAGCTGCGCACCATCCCCCGGGCCCTTGCCCGCCTGGGGTACACCGTGCAGGCCTTCCCGGCCGCGGCCGAGGCCCTGGAGGCCATGGCCGGCATCGTGGGCGGGCGCATCGGCTATGATGTGGTGGTGACGGACTATGACATGCCGGACATCAACGGGGCGGAATTCGCCCGCGCCCTGGAGCAGCTCTTCCCGGACATCCCGGTAATCATGGTCTCGGGCCGCGGCACCGCCCTGGAGGCCGCCCGCAACGTGCCTGCCATCAAGCATGTGCTGCTCAAACCGTACAACGTGGCCGACCTGACGCGGGTGATTCAGGAGGTGGTGGGGAAGGCGACATCCGGCGCTGCGAAGGACGCCTGA
- a CDS encoding substrate-binding domain-containing protein, with protein sequence MRHALLSPLLTFLLLAGLTGGCSNQAAPLESLTILACPEVKRIEPVIMQAAQAQHLDIQVWYKTPVDILLDLQSPGFPCDAVLTGNTPWLALGDTARRVREGASIMHSPVALGLRRSLAESLGWTGREVHMAELLGAIRAGTFTIAMASATQSSSGAAAYMGMLFALAGRPEMLTPQHLQDPALQDQVRQLLAGVSRTAGGSQLLSDLFLGSPSPPQAIINDELQLLAINQALTAQGGEPLHIVYFADGLAVADFTLGFVEKPDNKHKLERFIELRNRLLEPDSQQALAAAGGRTSLLGMNPKLADATLFRSEWGVDLARSLAFIRWPAPDTLRDALTLYQTTLRKPSCTVYLLDARASSLQQRKDALAAMLDPIRAERVMLQPSAGDITIILPFGHPTETTPWIVHGNDPQSLLALQQRLDSLNAMETPDQTGDTASADLAPPLRNALELLRDADGARLPAVILLTGGNIRLEEPLPEIQRRAWDNSPLPPVYVVITGTGDAEPNQFTALGTLTTQTGGRLLDGRLLGPTAALRLATAGN encoded by the coding sequence ATGAGACACGCCCTGCTCTCGCCCCTGCTCACCTTCCTGCTTCTGGCCGGATTGACCGGCGGATGCAGCAACCAGGCTGCCCCGCTGGAATCGCTGACCATCCTCGCCTGTCCCGAAGTCAAGCGCATCGAGCCCGTCATCATGCAGGCTGCCCAGGCCCAGCACCTGGATATCCAGGTGTGGTACAAAACGCCCGTGGACATCCTGCTCGATCTCCAGTCTCCGGGCTTTCCCTGCGACGCCGTGCTGACGGGCAACACCCCCTGGCTGGCCCTGGGAGACACCGCCCGCCGCGTGCGGGAGGGCGCCTCCATCATGCATTCGCCCGTGGCCCTGGGCCTGCGGCGCAGCCTGGCCGAGTCCCTGGGCTGGACGGGCCGCGAGGTGCACATGGCCGAACTGCTGGGCGCCATACGCGCCGGCACCTTCACCATCGCCATGGCCTCGGCCACGCAATCCAGTTCCGGGGCAGCGGCGTACATGGGCATGCTGTTCGCCCTGGCCGGACGACCGGAGATGCTGACGCCGCAGCACCTGCAGGATCCCGCCCTGCAGGACCAGGTGCGCCAGCTCCTGGCCGGCGTCAGCCGCACCGCCGGCGGCTCCCAGCTGCTCTCGGACCTCTTCCTTGGCAGTCCGTCGCCGCCCCAGGCCATCATCAACGACGAACTCCAGCTCCTGGCCATCAATCAGGCCCTCACCGCCCAGGGCGGCGAGCCGTTGCACATCGTCTACTTTGCGGACGGGCTGGCCGTGGCTGATTTCACGCTGGGATTCGTGGAAAAGCCGGACAACAAGCACAAACTCGAACGCTTCATCGAATTGCGCAATCGTCTGCTGGAGCCGGACTCCCAGCAGGCACTGGCCGCGGCGGGCGGGCGCACCTCGCTGCTGGGCATGAACCCGAAGCTGGCCGACGCCACCCTGTTCCGGTCGGAATGGGGCGTGGATCTTGCCCGCTCCCTCGCCTTCATCCGCTGGCCTGCCCCCGACACCCTGCGGGACGCCCTGACCCTGTACCAGACCACCCTGCGCAAGCCCTCCTGCACCGTCTACCTGCTGGATGCCCGCGCCTCCTCCCTGCAGCAGCGCAAGGATGCCCTGGCTGCCATGCTGGACCCGATCCGCGCCGAACGCGTGATGCTGCAGCCCTCGGCCGGGGACATCACCATAATCCTGCCCTTCGGGCATCCCACCGAGACCACCCCCTGGATCGTCCACGGCAACGACCCGCAATCCCTGCTCGCCCTGCAGCAGCGCCTGGACTCCCTGAACGCCATGGAGACCCCGGACCAGACCGGAGACACCGCCAGCGCAGATCTGGCCCCGCCACTCCGAAACGCCCTGGAGTTGCTGCGCGATGCAGACGGGGCCCGGCTGCCGGCCGTCATCCTGCTCACCGGCGGCAATATCCGCCTGGAGGAGCCGCTTCCCGAAATCCAGCGCCGGGCCTGGGACAATTCGCCCCTGCCGCCAGTGTATGTGGTGATCACGGGCACGGGCGACGCCGAGCCGAACCAGTTCACCGCCCTGGGCACCCTGACTACCCAGACCGGCGGCCGCCTGCTGGATGGCCGGCTCCTGGGCCCCACGGCGGCGCTGCGGCTGGCCACGGCCGGCAATTAG
- a CDS encoding M48 family metalloprotease encodes MRVRVLAVCAAVAATMLVAGLAPAQVPSMDQMLQQMQKDQGLSGNMGLPAGDPVTGVPALPNLNATREVMANYKALSPEQEYWLGRSVGALILGNYRPYPDEKANAYINLLGRSLATASGMPETFTGYRFLILDSDDINALAAPGGFIFVTKGLIRCCPHEEALAAVLAHEIGHIEKRHGLQAIKQARIQSALTGLAMQGLKEQGGQELAQLVSNFEGSITDVFNALVVAGYSRQAEAEADLAAMEILRRVGYPPSGMVDMLLAMEDRLDPARKDFSRTHPSPVERYKFIKQKIAFEYRPVQSLPARQQRFQAALGQILGGSVGP; translated from the coding sequence ATGCGCGTGCGAGTGCTCGCGGTGTGCGCCGCCGTGGCGGCCACCATGCTTGTGGCAGGCCTTGCACCGGCCCAGGTGCCAAGCATGGATCAGATGCTGCAACAAATGCAAAAAGACCAGGGGCTTTCGGGAAACATGGGCCTGCCGGCCGGCGATCCCGTCACCGGGGTCCCGGCGCTGCCGAATCTCAACGCCACCCGGGAGGTGATGGCCAATTACAAGGCCCTTTCTCCCGAGCAGGAATACTGGCTGGGCCGCTCCGTCGGGGCGCTCATCCTGGGCAACTACCGGCCCTATCCTGACGAGAAGGCCAATGCATATATCAACCTGCTGGGCCGGTCCCTGGCCACGGCCTCCGGCATGCCCGAGACCTTCACCGGCTATCGGTTTCTGATTCTCGATTCCGACGACATCAACGCCCTGGCCGCGCCCGGCGGCTTCATCTTTGTCACCAAGGGCCTTATCCGCTGCTGCCCGCATGAAGAAGCCCTGGCCGCGGTGCTGGCTCACGAGATCGGCCACATCGAAAAGCGCCACGGCCTGCAGGCCATCAAGCAGGCCCGCATCCAGAGCGCCCTGACCGGTCTGGCCATGCAGGGCCTCAAGGAGCAGGGCGGCCAGGAACTGGCCCAGCTGGTGTCCAACTTTGAAGGCTCCATCACCGATGTGTTCAACGCCTTGGTGGTGGCTGGCTATTCCCGTCAGGCCGAGGCCGAGGCGGATCTGGCGGCCATGGAGATCCTGCGCCGCGTGGGGTATCCGCCCTCGGGCATGGTGGATATGCTGCTGGCCATGGAAGACCGGCTGGATCCGGCCCGCAAGGATTTCTCCCGCACCCATCCGTCCCCGGTGGAGCGCTACAAGTTCATCAAGCAGAAAATCGCCTTCGAGTACCGCCCGGTGCAGTCCCTGCCGGCCCGGCAGCAGCGTTTTCAGGCGGCGCTGGGTCAGATTCTCGGCGGTTCCGTCGGCCCGTGA
- a CDS encoding DUF493 family protein, producing MIDDAALAGLKTQLDAAHRWPCLFMFKFIVPQEQVSRLLALLAPERHSSRASRGGKYLALTMEMEMRCSEEVCMLYQKASQVEGVIAL from the coding sequence ATGATCGACGACGCCGCCCTGGCCGGCCTCAAAACACAGCTGGACGCCGCGCATCGCTGGCCCTGCCTGTTTATGTTCAAATTCATTGTCCCGCAAGAGCAGGTCTCCCGGTTGCTGGCCCTGCTGGCCCCGGAACGCCACAGCAGCCGCGCCTCCCGCGGCGGCAAATACCTGGCCCTGACCATGGAAATGGAAATGCGCTGCAGCGAGGAAGTCTGCATGCTCTACCAGAAGGCGTCCCAGGTGGAAGGCGTTATCGCGCTCTAG
- a CDS encoding CHASE2 domain-containing protein, translated as MNAVGVLSSRWRRVILAALAGVALVALLQQQWFYHTWEDRTWDWRVRLLAAPGAATDQIRLVLLDQDSLAWAEAVYGVAWPWPREFYAAIVSWLHGQGARAVAFDVLFTENQARDRPEDDAALVQAVATAGTVVGALFLGRDSGDAVTWPEGVRRPQLTIQGLADMPAALAERLAYPRAAFPFPELGNALAMLGTVQAQGGEDGVVRQVPLISLFGGHVVPSLGLAPLLVGAQQRWISLNFQDRFFEVDGVRIPIDHSAEALLRFRGPAGTHTAYSAAQVLQSMDPSTATDQTPAIADPDAFRNRYVFFGFSAPGLMDLRTAPVGGAYPGVEFWATLLDNLLSGDALRKADPLLAWATVLGCCLLAALAGNVFVSAWSQAAALAVVAPLPVVGSFVAYQQGLWLPMVGPVAGALGAFTMSSLMNYAMEGQQKRFIKNAFQQYLHPAVIEQLIQHPEKLTLGGERRMLSIFFSDLEGFTTLSENLDAETVTRFLNNYLSAMTDIILEEGGTVDKYEGDAIIAFWNAPLDQPDHAARALRAALRCQQRLEALRPGYQARLGAAPRMRIGVNTGEAIVGNLGSSTRFDYTMISDAVNLAARLESLNKQFGTYTMCSAASKEACGTALEADACFRELGRVQVKGKARPVVVHELLGQACAQARAGVLTQFRQGLDAFYAGTLQAASRIFEAIADQDPAAAAYAEKCRDLLAVTPSPAPDDWTGVWVMTSK; from the coding sequence GTGAACGCAGTCGGGGTGCTCTCCTCGCGGTGGCGGCGCGTGATCCTGGCCGCCCTGGCCGGGGTGGCCCTGGTGGCTCTGCTGCAGCAGCAATGGTTCTATCACACCTGGGAAGACCGCACCTGGGACTGGCGGGTGCGGTTGCTGGCTGCCCCTGGCGCAGCCACGGACCAGATTCGTCTGGTGCTGCTGGATCAGGACAGCCTGGCGTGGGCCGAAGCCGTCTATGGCGTGGCCTGGCCCTGGCCCCGGGAGTTCTACGCCGCCATCGTCTCCTGGCTGCATGGGCAGGGCGCGCGCGCCGTGGCCTTTGACGTACTCTTCACCGAAAATCAGGCCCGCGACCGCCCCGAAGACGACGCCGCCCTGGTCCAGGCCGTTGCGACGGCCGGCACCGTGGTGGGCGCGCTGTTTCTGGGACGCGACAGCGGCGACGCCGTGACCTGGCCCGAGGGGGTGCGCCGGCCGCAGCTGACCATCCAGGGGCTGGCCGACATGCCCGCCGCCCTGGCGGAACGGCTGGCGTATCCCCGCGCGGCATTTCCTTTTCCGGAACTGGGCAATGCCCTGGCCATGCTGGGCACGGTGCAGGCCCAGGGCGGGGAAGACGGCGTGGTGCGGCAGGTGCCCCTCATCTCCCTGTTCGGCGGGCATGTGGTGCCTTCGCTGGGCCTTGCCCCCCTGCTGGTGGGGGCGCAACAGCGGTGGATCAGCCTGAATTTCCAGGATCGCTTTTTCGAGGTGGACGGGGTGCGCATCCCCATCGACCATTCCGCCGAAGCCTTGCTGCGGTTCCGCGGGCCGGCCGGCACGCACACGGCGTACAGCGCCGCCCAGGTGCTGCAGAGCATGGACCCCTCCACCGCCACGGACCAGACGCCCGCCATCGCCGATCCCGACGCCTTCCGCAATCGCTATGTCTTTTTTGGATTTTCTGCGCCAGGGCTGATGGATTTGCGCACGGCCCCCGTGGGCGGAGCCTATCCCGGCGTGGAATTCTGGGCCACCCTGCTGGACAACCTGCTTTCCGGCGATGCCCTGCGCAAGGCCGATCCCCTGCTGGCCTGGGCGACGGTGCTGGGCTGTTGCCTGTTGGCGGCCCTGGCGGGCAATGTGTTCGTCTCCGCCTGGAGCCAGGCCGCGGCCCTGGCCGTGGTGGCGCCGCTGCCGGTGGTCGGCAGCTTTGTGGCGTATCAGCAGGGACTGTGGCTGCCCATGGTGGGGCCCGTGGCCGGAGCACTGGGAGCCTTTACCATGAGTTCCCTGATGAATTACGCCATGGAAGGGCAGCAGAAGCGCTTCATCAAAAATGCCTTCCAGCAGTACCTGCACCCGGCGGTCATCGAGCAGTTGATCCAGCATCCGGAAAAGCTCACCCTGGGCGGGGAACGGCGCATGCTCTCCATTTTCTTTTCCGATCTGGAGGGCTTCACCACGCTGTCGGAGAATCTGGACGCCGAAACCGTCACCCGGTTTCTGAACAACTACCTTTCAGCCATGACGGATATCATTCTGGAGGAAGGCGGCACCGTGGACAAATACGAAGGCGACGCCATCATCGCCTTCTGGAACGCGCCCCTGGATCAGCCGGATCATGCCGCCCGCGCCCTGCGGGCCGCCCTGCGCTGCCAGCAGCGGCTGGAGGCCCTGCGGCCGGGGTATCAGGCCCGGCTGGGCGCTGCGCCGCGCATGCGCATCGGCGTGAACACGGGGGAGGCCATCGTGGGGAATCTTGGGTCCAGCACGCGGTTCGACTACACCATGATCTCCGATGCCGTGAACCTGGCGGCGCGTCTGGAATCATTGAATAAGCAATTCGGAACCTACACCATGTGCTCGGCGGCGTCCAAGGAGGCGTGCGGGACCGCGCTGGAGGCCGATGCCTGTTTTCGCGAACTGGGCCGCGTGCAGGTGAAGGGCAAGGCCCGGCCGGTGGTGGTGCATGAGCTGCTGGGGCAGGCCTGCGCCCAGGCCCGGGCAGGTGTGCTGACGCAGTTCCGCCAGGGCCTGGACGCCTTTTATGCCGGCACGTTGCAGGCGGCCAGCCGGATCTTCGAGGCCATTGCCGACCAGGATCCTGCCGCCGCCGCCTACGCCGAGAAATGCCGCGACCTGCTCGCCGTCACGCCGTCCCCTGCGCCAGACGACTGGACCGGGGTGTGGGTGATGACGAGTAAGTGA
- a CDS encoding DUF445 domain-containing protein, translated as MNDLAIYASPILCGAIGWGTNWLAVKMLFRPRQPVRVLGFTIQGVFPKRHKALAERLAHLVETQLFSHKDVQAYLQQPAFQARMHALMDEYLDSLIKDVLPTRIPMLAMFLNENLAPKVKELLAEQFERLTPRLIESLAQELEESMSVKETVRAKIEAFSMEQLEGVLVTLMKKEFKFIEISGGVLGVLVGLAQAGLLLATR; from the coding sequence ATGAACGATCTCGCGATATATGCTTCCCCGATTTTGTGCGGGGCCATCGGCTGGGGCACCAACTGGCTTGCGGTGAAGATGCTGTTTCGGCCGCGCCAACCCGTCCGCGTGCTCGGATTCACCATCCAGGGCGTGTTCCCCAAGCGGCACAAGGCCCTGGCCGAACGGCTGGCGCACCTGGTGGAAACACAGCTCTTCTCCCACAAGGACGTGCAGGCCTACCTGCAGCAGCCGGCCTTTCAGGCCCGGATGCATGCGCTCATGGATGAGTACCTGGATTCCCTGATCAAGGACGTCCTGCCCACGCGCATCCCCATGCTGGCCATGTTTCTCAATGAGAATCTGGCTCCCAAGGTCAAGGAATTGTTGGCCGAGCAGTTCGAGCGGCTTACTCCCCGGCTCATCGAATCCCTGGCCCAGGAGCTGGAGGAGAGCATGAGCGTCAAGGAGACGGTGCGGGCCAAGATCGAGGCCTTCTCCATGGAACAGCTGGAGGGCGTGCTGGTGACGCTCATGAAGAAGGAGTTCAAGTTCATTGAAATCAGCGGCGGCGTGCTGGGCGTGCTGGTGGGTCTGGCCCAGGCCGGCCTGCTGCTGGCCACGCGGTAA
- a CDS encoding SH3 domain-containing protein, whose product MKRIVVALIAMVGAAAVAMAAAEMAVQVKVGQLREKPSFLSLVLAEAPYGQAVTVLESQGDWRRVACAAGQGWMHKTAIAAPESALLARAQQQATGASTGELALAGKGFSKSVEDKFREQRGNLDYSWLDKMEALAVAPQQLQAFVTEGDLSLPGRDS is encoded by the coding sequence ATGAAACGCATTGTTGTCGCCTTGATCGCGATGGTTGGCGCTGCTGCTGTGGCCATGGCCGCCGCCGAAATGGCCGTGCAGGTGAAGGTGGGCCAGTTGCGGGAGAAGCCGTCCTTTCTGAGTCTGGTGCTGGCCGAAGCCCCCTACGGGCAGGCGGTGACCGTGCTCGAATCGCAGGGGGACTGGCGTCGCGTGGCCTGCGCCGCCGGCCAGGGCTGGATGCACAAGACGGCCATTGCCGCTCCGGAAAGCGCCCTGCTTGCCCGGGCCCAGCAGCAGGCCACAGGAGCCAGCACGGGCGAACTGGCCCTGGCCGGCAAGGGCTTTTCCAAGAGCGTGGAAGACAAATTTCGCGAGCAGCGCGGCAATCTGGACTATTCCTGGCTGGACAAGATGGAGGCCCTCGCCGTGGCGCCCCAGCAGCTCCAGGCCTTTGTGACGGAGGGCGACCTGTCCCTGCCCGGGAGGGACAGCTAA